A region of the Amycolatopsis sp. cg13 genome:
TTCAGCGCCGAGGCTTAGTAGCGCGTGCGCGGCGGCCGCGCCCGCACCGCCCGCGCCCAGCAGCACGACTCGGTTGAGCGGCGCGTCGGGCAGACCGGCGACGAAGCCGTCGCGGAATCCGGACCAGTCGGTGTTGTGCCCGATCGTTCGATCGTCCTCGAAGACGACGGTGTTGACCGCGCCGATCGCCGCCGCGTCCGGCGACAGCTCGTCCAGGTGCGGGATCACCAGCTGCTTGCACGGATGCGTGACGTTGACCCCGGCCAGGCCTTCCGCGCGCGCCTGGGCGATCAGCTCGCCGACGGCTTCGGCCGGAACGCCGAGCACGTCGAGGTCGAACCGGGTGTAGGTGCACTCGAGGCCGAGTTCGCGCGCCTCGCGCTCGTGCAGCGCGGGGGAGAGCGACGGGCCGATCCCGGTCCCGACGAGGCCGGTCAGCAGCCGGCCGGGCACGGTGCGGTCGGGGGACATGCGCACGGCTCCTCGCAGTCAATGAATGTACTAGTTAGTTACTTGTACCGTGTCCGAG
Encoded here:
- a CDS encoding shikimate dehydrogenase; this translates as MSPDRTVPGRLLTGLVGTGIGPSLSPALHEREARELGLECTYTRFDLDVLGVPAEAVGELIAQARAEGLAGVNVTHPCKQLVIPHLDELSPDAAAIGAVNTVVFEDDRTIGHNTDWSGFRDGFVAGLPDAPLNRVVLLGAGGAGAAAAHALLSLGAESLAVLDTDTARAARLADDLTARFGTGRVRAGHGLEQELSEADGLVHATPVGMADHPGLPLPMSLLRKELWVAEIVYRPLETPLLRATRGLGCRTLDGGRMAVHQAAAALKLFCGREPDPARMLRHLTELVGTETPGGTSRVA